In one window of Tachypleus tridentatus isolate NWPU-2018 chromosome 2, ASM421037v1, whole genome shotgun sequence DNA:
- the LOC143245465 gene encoding proteasome assembly chaperone 2-like: protein MIQPAVAVGNVGQLTVDLLLSTLEVELVGRLHSTAFLPLVGPDPFYAEPKGIVTSCQVYHCLAHKLVIITTKSTYSNEPKKRIQDLSHPVDTGTLFQTSDPSLQLFCTFSTDKDLLQIPLKFLCTPDLTDSVGSYLHRSLGWRSLERRDPFTYSEDSAGVLHMPGSGITRSLFEEWCV from the exons ATGATACAG CCTGCTGTAGCTGTTGGAAATGTAGGACAGCTAACTGTAGACTTGCTTCTCTCAACTTTGGAGGTAGAGCTGGTGGGTCGTCTCCATTCTACAGCATTTCTCCCTCTAGTGGGACCAGATCCATTTTATGCAGAACCAAAAGGAATTGTCACTTCTTGTCAAG TCTACCACTGCCTTGCACACAAACTTGTCATCATTACAACAAAGAGCACCTATAGCAATG AACCGAAGAAGAGAATTCAGGACCTCTCTCATCCAGTGGATACAGGAACATTATTTCAAACAAGTGATCCTTCTCTCCAGTTGTTTTGCACATTTTCGACAGATAAAGATTTATTGCA GATTCCATTAAAATTTCTGTGCACTCCTGATTTAACTGATTCTGTGGGCTCCTACCTACATAGAAGTCTTGGATGGAGATCATTGGAAAGAAGAGACCCTTTTACTTACAGTGAAGATTCAGCTGGTGTTCTTCACATGCCTGGATCTGGAATAACAAGAAGTTTGTTTGAAGAATGGTGTGTATGA